A genomic window from Lactobacillus sp. ESL0677 includes:
- the zwf gene encoding glucose-6-phosphate dehydrogenase, with protein MNNIPVVMIIFGGSGDLAHRKLYPALFNLYEQGLIHDNFAVIGTARRPWTHDYLREQVSDAIHETHKEVDENEVQAFASHFYYQSHDVTNVEHYQTLKKLAQELDEFYSAQGNRIFYMAMAPRFFGTIATHINDQNLTSTGFNRIVVEKPFGRDLATAEKLNKQITASFAEDDIFRIDHYLGKEMVQNILPLRFTNPLIKSVWNSTNIKNIQVTLAEQLGVEARGGYYETSGALRDMVQNHIFQIITLLAMPEPKDLASKSIHQAKQELLDSLIMPNKAEIDQHFVRGQYLGSDTTFGYKQEPNVAEDSTTETYAAGEIKFQKGPVAGVPIYFRTGKEFKEKESRIDIVLKHMSNPYGQAHSNNITIVIDPQMEIFITINGKKISTSGIRRENLDYIFSKSELAEVPDGYERLLHDVFVNDSTNFTHWSELKNYWKFIDLIEGAWEQDNQAGKKPEEYLPYRMGPKAADHIFESATEHWIYD; from the coding sequence ATGAACAATATTCCAGTTGTAATGATTATTTTTGGCGGCAGCGGCGACTTGGCTCACCGTAAATTGTATCCGGCATTATTTAATTTATACGAGCAAGGTTTGATTCATGATAATTTTGCCGTTATCGGTACGGCGCGGCGGCCGTGGACGCACGACTATCTGCGTGAACAGGTTAGTGACGCAATTCATGAAACTCATAAAGAGGTTGACGAAAACGAAGTTCAAGCTTTTGCCAGCCATTTTTACTATCAATCCCATGATGTAACGAATGTTGAACATTACCAAACACTTAAAAAATTGGCGCAAGAGCTTGATGAGTTTTACAGTGCTCAAGGCAATCGCATTTTCTACATGGCGATGGCACCACGCTTTTTTGGTACGATTGCCACGCATATTAATGACCAGAACCTGACTAGTACCGGCTTTAACAGAATAGTTGTCGAAAAACCGTTTGGCCGTGACCTTGCTACTGCTGAAAAGTTGAACAAGCAGATTACTGCTTCTTTTGCGGAGGACGATATTTTTCGAATTGATCATTATTTGGGTAAAGAAATGGTCCAGAATATCTTGCCGCTGCGGTTTACTAACCCGCTGATAAAAAGTGTGTGGAATAGTACTAACATTAAAAATATTCAGGTTACTTTGGCAGAACAGCTTGGCGTCGAGGCTCGCGGGGGATATTACGAAACTTCTGGAGCTTTGCGCGACATGGTCCAGAACCATATTTTCCAAATTATTACGCTGCTAGCAATGCCGGAACCCAAAGATTTGGCATCAAAGAGTATTCACCAAGCTAAGCAAGAGCTGCTTGACAGCTTGATAATGCCTAATAAGGCAGAGATTGACCAGCACTTTGTCCGCGGGCAATATCTGGGCAGTGACACGACATTTGGTTATAAGCAGGAGCCCAATGTTGCGGAAGACTCAACAACAGAAACTTATGCGGCTGGAGAGATTAAATTTCAAAAAGGACCTGTTGCTGGGGTGCCAATCTACTTTAGAACGGGTAAGGAATTTAAGGAAAAGGAAAGTCGAATCGATATTGTGTTAAAGCACATGTCTAACCCTTATGGGCAGGCTCATTCGAACAATATTACAATCGTTATTGATCCACAAATGGAAATTTTCATTACAATTAATGGTAAGAAAATTTCCACCAGTGGCATTCGTCGTGAAAACTTAGATTATATTTTTTCCAAGTCTGAATTAGCTGAGGTGCCGGACGGTTATGAGCGGCTACTGCATGATGTTTTTGTTAATGATTCGACTAACTTTACTCATTGGAGCGAATTGAAAAATTACTGGAAATTTATTGATTTGATTGAAGGTGCTTGGGAGCAGGACAATCAGGCTGGTAAGAAGCCTGAGGAATATTTGCCTTACCGCATGGGGCCAAAAGCTGCCGATCACATTTTTGAATCAGCAACTGAACATTGGATCTATGACTAG
- the yajC gene encoding preprotein translocase subunit YajC, which translates to MNTLFLAAAGGSSSYMMIIIFIVLIAFMYFTMIKPQKKQQQKKMEMMNQLKKGDNVILIDGLHAKIDSVDAKDKTVVVDADGIYLTFSRMAVQQILPAAKAEVAEAKPAESEPAKEEKPAEPADKPDEVTPKSDNSTSDDNSTEE; encoded by the coding sequence GTGAATACTCTATTTTTAGCTGCAGCTGGTGGTAGTAGCAGCTACATGATGATTATTATTTTTATTGTTTTGATTGCTTTCATGTACTTTACAATGATTAAGCCGCAAAAGAAGCAACAACAAAAGAAAATGGAAATGATGAACCAATTGAAGAAGGGCGACAACGTTATTTTAATTGACGGTTTGCACGCTAAGATTGATTCTGTTGATGCTAAGGACAAGACGGTTGTTGTTGACGCTGATGGAATTTACCTTACTTTTAGTCGCATGGCTGTTCAACAAATTTTACCAGCTGCCAAAGCTGAAGTTGCTGAAGCAAAACCAGCTGAAAGTGAACCTGCAAAGGAAGAAAAACCAGCAGAACCTGCTGATAAGCCTGACGAAGTAACGCCAAAGTCAGATAATTCAACTTCAGACGATAACTCAACTGAAGAATAA
- the ruvB gene encoding Holliday junction branch migration DNA helicase RuvB, which produces MTDNDDSIVSGESQGPNEEQTEFSLRPQRLADYLGQNRVKKELAVYIKAAKQRDEALDHVLLYGPPGLGKTTLAFVIANELGVNLKSTSGPAIEKAGDLVALLTDLNPGDVLFIDEIHRLAKPIEEVLYSAMEDYYIDIVIGEGQTTHAVHVPLPPFTLVGATTLAGQLSAPLRDRFGIVEHLQYYQVDELEQIIQRSSNVFNIEIAPEAAHELARRSRGTPRVANRLLRRVRDFAEVKGEKVISFATTASSLKQLQVDGEGLDQTDRKILRVMIENYHGGPVGVRTLAANSGEDVETIESLYEPYLLQRGFILMTPRGRMVTEKAYAQLGLPIPNE; this is translated from the coding sequence GTGACAGATAATGATGACTCAATTGTTTCTGGCGAAAGTCAGGGACCAAATGAAGAACAGACTGAATTTTCATTAAGACCACAGCGTCTGGCTGATTATTTGGGGCAAAATCGGGTAAAAAAAGAATTGGCAGTGTACATCAAAGCCGCTAAGCAGCGTGATGAGGCACTGGACCACGTTTTGCTCTACGGACCACCGGGCTTAGGTAAAACAACTTTGGCATTTGTGATTGCAAATGAACTAGGCGTGAATTTAAAGAGTACTAGTGGGCCAGCAATTGAAAAAGCGGGCGACTTAGTAGCATTATTGACTGACCTTAATCCGGGGGATGTCCTATTTATTGATGAAATCCATCGCTTGGCTAAGCCGATTGAAGAAGTGCTTTATTCTGCAATGGAAGATTACTACATCGATATTGTAATTGGTGAGGGGCAGACAACTCATGCGGTTCATGTGCCGCTACCACCGTTTACTTTAGTTGGGGCGACTACTTTAGCAGGGCAATTGTCCGCGCCTTTGCGTGATCGGTTCGGGATTGTTGAGCATTTGCAATACTATCAAGTTGATGAATTGGAACAAATTATTCAGCGCTCAAGCAATGTTTTTAACATTGAGATTGCGCCAGAAGCAGCTCATGAGTTAGCTAGAAGGTCGCGCGGTACGCCGCGAGTAGCCAATAGATTGCTTCGGCGCGTGCGTGATTTTGCGGAAGTAAAGGGCGAAAAAGTTATTTCCTTTGCAACAACCGCTAGTTCGCTCAAGCAATTACAGGTTGACGGTGAGGGACTGGACCAGACTGACCGCAAGATTTTACGGGTAATGATTGAAAATTATCACGGCGGCCCTGTGGGTGTGCGCACTCTAGCAGCTAATAGTGGTGAAGATGTTGAAACTATTGAATCGCTTTACGAACCATACCTATTGCAACGCGGCTTTATTTTAATGACGCCGCGAGGTCGCATGGTCACAGAAAAGGCCTATGCGCAATTGGGCTTACCAATTCCCAATGAGTAG
- the ruvA gene encoding Holliday junction branch migration protein RuvA, whose amino-acid sequence MYEYLNGVITKIMPNYIVLDVNGVGYKVFSPTPFAYHQDEQAKVYIEQIVRDTGVTLYGFQSEEDKGLFLKLLSVSGIGPKSALAIMAAEDSNSLAEAIEQGEVKYLTRFPGVGKKTASQIVLDLKGKLGDFVQRVDKIADQEITPELNDALLALLALGYTQKEVDRVAPKLAKENATTADQYIKKGLALLLKK is encoded by the coding sequence ATGTATGAATATTTAAATGGTGTCATCACCAAAATCATGCCAAACTATATAGTGCTGGATGTTAATGGTGTGGGCTATAAAGTTTTTAGCCCCACTCCATTTGCGTATCATCAGGACGAGCAAGCCAAGGTTTATATTGAGCAAATTGTTCGTGATACTGGTGTTACTTTATATGGTTTTCAAAGCGAAGAAGATAAGGGACTGTTTTTAAAATTGCTTAGTGTCAGTGGCATTGGACCTAAGTCTGCCTTGGCAATTATGGCGGCTGAGGATAGTAATTCCTTAGCCGAAGCCATTGAGCAGGGTGAAGTTAAGTACTTAACTCGCTTTCCGGGTGTTGGTAAAAAGACTGCGTCGCAAATTGTGCTTGATCTGAAAGGAAAGTTGGGAGACTTTGTTCAGCGCGTTGATAAGATTGCCGATCAAGAAATTACGCCAGAACTTAACGATGCTCTGTTAGCATTACTGGCACTTGGCTATACACAAAAGGAAGTTGACCGGGTAGCGCCAAAACTGGCAAAAGAAAATGCGACGACTGCCGATCAATATATTAAAAAGGGATTGGCCCTTCTCTTAAAGAAGTAA
- the mutL gene encoding DNA mismatch repair endonuclease MutL yields the protein MAQIHELSTNLTNQIAAGEVIERPASVVKELVENAIDAGSSRIRIDFIDAGLKEIVVQDNGSGIASDQIDLAFTRHATSKITNERDLFNVGTLGFRGEALASIAAVSHVEILTNVNEAVGTRAEFTGSVKTLQEDAAAKKGTQITVKDLFYNTPARLKYLRSPRTEIMKIVDIVNRIALGYPDLALTLANEGRVLLRTAGNGNLQQTVSSVYGRHIAEKMLPFESSNSDFTVTGLMSKPELTRSTRNFISILLNGRYIRNYQLAAAVMDGYGTHLASKHYPIAIVKVEVDPLLVDVNVHPTKQEVRLSKEREVSRLITNAISSTLLSLDNHSDGLANLTTAKQETLVDQLKFNLNKNVVDTKRVVPANEIHESSAPKITTLKHPQYIDLTIPRDDDRYLITKTWRDNVTRQKQLTPFVNSSSNSAVVSTGDEVLANNLPELTLVGQTRTYLVAASGEDLYLVDQVATRRLLRFIAIEQAILEQKITQQGLLTPLTLSFGNLDFLQIKDNLAAINKIGLFLEEFGTDTFILRSYPTWIKGDPELAIRAILDSFLNVDQTDTANLVKRIAARQADQEITGRTKLTNAEAGELLTKLRQTADPYHDARGNLVLVRLRQSELNKMFKKDK from the coding sequence ATGGCGCAAATTCATGAATTATCAACAAACTTAACTAACCAAATTGCGGCTGGGGAAGTAATCGAGCGGCCAGCAAGTGTGGTTAAGGAATTAGTGGAAAACGCGATTGACGCTGGCAGCAGCCGAATCCGAATTGATTTTATTGATGCGGGTTTAAAGGAAATCGTCGTTCAAGATAACGGCTCGGGAATTGCTAGCGATCAAATTGACCTTGCTTTTACTCGGCACGCAACGAGTAAGATTACTAATGAGCGTGACCTGTTTAATGTGGGGACTCTGGGTTTTCGCGGCGAGGCTCTGGCTTCGATTGCGGCAGTTAGTCATGTAGAAATTTTAACTAATGTTAATGAAGCTGTAGGAACGCGAGCCGAATTTACTGGCAGTGTCAAAACGCTGCAGGAAGATGCTGCGGCTAAAAAAGGCACGCAGATAACGGTTAAAGACTTGTTCTATAACACGCCAGCTCGATTAAAGTACTTACGCAGTCCCCGCACCGAAATCATGAAGATTGTCGACATTGTGAACCGAATTGCTCTGGGTTACCCTGATTTAGCTTTAACATTGGCAAATGAAGGGCGCGTTTTATTAAGAACTGCCGGTAATGGCAACTTACAGCAGACGGTCTCCAGTGTTTATGGCCGCCACATTGCTGAAAAAATGCTGCCTTTTGAGAGCAGCAATAGCGATTTTACGGTTACTGGCTTAATGTCAAAGCCCGAATTAACGCGATCGACGCGTAATTTTATTTCAATTTTGCTAAATGGTCGTTATATTAGAAATTATCAGTTGGCGGCTGCGGTGATGGATGGCTACGGCACGCATTTAGCTAGTAAACATTATCCAATTGCGATTGTTAAGGTTGAGGTTGACCCGCTACTAGTCGATGTCAATGTTCACCCAACAAAGCAAGAGGTGCGTTTGTCTAAAGAACGTGAGGTCAGCCGCCTGATTACGAATGCGATTAGCAGCACGTTGTTGTCGCTAGATAATCATAGTGATGGGCTAGCAAATTTGACAACGGCTAAACAAGAGACGTTGGTTGACCAGCTTAAGTTTAATTTGAATAAAAATGTTGTTGATACCAAGCGGGTTGTGCCAGCTAATGAGATTCATGAAAGCTCTGCTCCCAAGATTACGACACTCAAGCACCCGCAATATATCGATTTAACAATCCCGCGTGATGATGACCGGTACTTGATTACGAAGACTTGGCGCGACAATGTTACTCGGCAAAAGCAGTTGACCCCATTTGTGAATAGCTCAAGTAATTCGGCAGTTGTGTCGACTGGGGATGAAGTTCTGGCTAATAACCTACCAGAATTAACCTTGGTTGGCCAGACAAGAACTTACCTGGTAGCTGCAAGTGGTGAAGATTTATACTTAGTTGACCAAGTTGCTACAAGACGATTGCTGCGTTTTATTGCGATTGAGCAAGCAATTTTGGAGCAAAAAATCACTCAGCAGGGCTTATTAACGCCATTGACACTTTCTTTTGGCAATTTGGATTTTCTTCAAATTAAGGATAATCTGGCGGCAATTAATAAGATTGGCTTATTCTTGGAAGAATTTGGTACCGATACCTTTATTTTACGGTCTTATCCAACCTGGATTAAGGGCGATCCTGAACTGGCAATTCGGGCAATTTTGGATAGCTTTTTGAATGTTGACCAGACTGATACTGCGAATTTGGTCAAGCGAATTGCGGCGCGGCAGGCTGATCAAGAAATTACGGGCCGAACCAAGTTAACAAATGCAGAAGCCGGTGAACTTTTGACTAAATTACGGCAAACTGCTGACCCTTATCACGATGCTCGCGGCAACTTAGTGCTGGTGCGTTTGCGGCAGAGTGAATTGAATAAAATGTTTAAAAAGGATAAATAA